One genomic window of Micropterus dolomieu isolate WLL.071019.BEF.003 ecotype Adirondacks linkage group LG06, ASM2129224v1, whole genome shotgun sequence includes the following:
- the otol1a gene encoding otolin-1-A: MLSIRLVFLTAFLVVLMAVLTSSTRTTRWPKPQTTKKPPRAGSSGGGFKRTTTTTPSPTSSLSTDETTEVMMDAYSLSPTDSTTYSSDTFSTEFHNDAIAPPGNTPGNYTLDYNECFFNFCECCPPEKGPVGPMGERGQPGPSGERGPQGLPGEKGETGLRGPPGPAGLPGANGLNGDIGEKGDQGLAGLPGVPGIPGKPGEKGDPGLKGDKGERGFSGLKGDPGERGEPGLNGTKGSIGREGPMGPPGLAGTKGLKGEQGLKGECLQGEKGERGPPGLRGEMGLNGTDGVKGERGEPGPLGGKGDTGARGPPGPPGGRGMAGLRGEKGLKGVRGPRGPKGSPGESVEQIRSAFSVGLFPSRSFPPPSLPVKFDKVFYNGEGHWDPTLNKFNVTYPGVYLFSYHITVRNRPVRAALVVNGVRKLRTRDSLYGQDIDQASNLALLHLTEGDQVWLETLRDWNGVYSSSEDDSTFSGFLLYPDTKKPTAVENL; this comes from the exons ATGCTGTCCATTCGTCTGGTCTTCCTGACCGCTTTCCTTGTGGTACTGATGGCCGTGCTGACCTCCAGCACCAGAACCACACGCTGGCCCAAACCTCAGACAACCAAGAAGCCTCCTCGAGCTGGGAGCAGCGGCGGAGGATTCAAACggaccaccaccaccaccccatcTCCAACCAGTAGCCTGTCCACAGACGAGACAACTGAGGTTATGATGGACGCTTACTCACTGTCCCCTACAGACAGCACCACCTACTCCAGCGACACTTTCTCCACTGAGTTCCACAACGATGCCATAGCGCCCCCTGGCAACACCCCTGGAAACTATACCCTTGATTACAATGAATGCTTCTTTAACTTCTGTGAGTGCTGTCCGCCAGAGAAAGGCCCCGTAGGGCCCatgggagagagagggcagcCGGGACCGTCAGGAGAGAGGGGTCCTCAAG GCTTACcaggagagaagggagagacAGGGCTCAGAGGACCTCCAGGACCAGCAGGTCTACCTGGAGCCAACGGACTCAATGGCGACATAG GTGAAAAAGGTGATCAAGGACTGGCAGGTCTTCCTGGTGTCCCTGGTATCCCAGGAAAACCAGGGGAGAAAG GTGATCCAGGCCTCAAAGGAGATAAAGGTGAACGTGGCTTCAGTGGTCTGAAAGGTGACccgggagaaagaggagagccTGGCCTAAATGGGACTAAGGGAAGCATCGGGCGAGAGGGGCCTATGGGTCCCCCTGGGTTAGCTGGGACAAAGGGTCTGAAAGGTGAACAGGGGCTCAAAGGCGAGTGTTTACAAGGCGAGAAAGGTGAGCGTGGGCCCCCTGGTTTGAGAGGTGAGATGGGACTGAATGGAACTGATGGTgtaaagggagagagaggggagccAGGGCCTCTTGGAGGGAAGGGGGATACTGGTGCCAGAGGGCCCCCAGGTCCTCCAGGAGGGAGGGGCATGGCAGGGTTGAGGGGGGAAAAGGGGCTTAAAGGTGTGCGTGGGCCGAGGGGGCCTAAAGGCTCACCAGGTGAGAGTGTGGAGCAGATTCGCTCTGCCTTCAGTGTAGGCTTGTTCCCCAGCAGGTCCTTCCCTCCACCCAGCCTGCCCGTGAAGTTTGATAAGGTGTTTTACAATGGGGAGGGGCACTGGGACCCAACACTCAACAAATTCAACGTCACTTACCCAGGGGTCTACCTATTCAGTTACCACATCACTGTGCGCAACAGGCCTGTGCGTGCTGCCCTAGTGGTTAATGGGGTACGGAAGCTGCGGACCCGGGATTCTCTGTACGGCCAGGACATCGATCAGGCATCCAACCTCGCTCTGCTGCATCTGACTGAAGGCGACCAGGTGTGGCTGGAGACACTGAGAGACTGGAATGGAGTTTACTCCAGCAGTGAGGATGACAGCACTTTCTCTGGCTTCCTGCTTTACCCCGACACAAAGAAACCGACTGCTGTGGAAAACCTGTGA
- the tal1 gene encoding T-cell acute lymphocytic leukemia protein 1 homolog translates to MMEKRQPELCPGSPDAESGHGKREDSSIISRQNGCKEDEKPRREEGEKERGGRFKGVEETDDVPLQNSSNGASISIIINGVAKETASHNALDLKREVPVIELSRRDAIKAVEQKTESHLVPITELRRPPPLPLPPPQRDDARMVQLSPNAFPVPARAMLYNLAQPLAAINSLGGESEQYSMYPSNRVKRRPAPYEVELDEAGQPKIVRRIFTNSRERWRQQNVNGAFAELRKLIPTHPPDKKLSKNEILRLAMKYISFLSNLLEDQDGGRNVGSTTDGETGLLVGAHEGGPQGGPHQDTVVSLARDDLLETMSPGSSCGSLPDGDAEGSPESFMEDQDSPPAPRTLTASRGPPMHLATRDLRRNGRPLDGSGRR, encoded by the exons ATGATGGAAAAACGGCAGCCGGAGCTTTGTCCTGGAAGTCCTGATGCAGAGTCCGGTCACGGAAAGCGGGAGGACTCCTCCATCATCTCCAGACAGAACGGATGCAAGGAGGACGAGAAGccgaggagagaggagggggagaaggagaggggagggCGCTTCAAGGGGGTTGAGGAGACGGATGACGTTCCTCTGCAGAACTCGAGCAACGGGGCcagcatcagcatcatcatcaacGGCGTTGCCAAGGAAACTGCCTCTCACAACGCCCTTGACCTGAAAAGGGAAGTGCCGGTGATCGAGCTCTCCAGGAGGGACGCTATAAAAGCGGTGGAGCAGAAGACTGAAAGCCATTTGGTGCCGATCACGGAACTTCGCAGACCTCCACCGCTGCCGCTGCCGCCGCCGCAACGAGACGACGCTCGAATGGTCCAACTGAGCCCAAACGCGTTTCCTGTCCCGGCCCGGGCGATGCTCTACAACCTGGCGCAGCCTCTCGCCGCCATCAACAG TCTTGGAGGGGAGTCGGAGCAGTACAGCATGTACCCCAGCAACAGGGTAAAGCGCCGCCCGGCGCCTTATGAGGTTGAACTCGACGAGG CTGGCCAGCCAAAGATTGTACGTCGTATCTTCACAAACAGTCGTGAACGTTGGCGGCAGCAGAACGTGAACGGTGCATTTGCGGAGCTTCGCAAACTCATCCCCACTCACCCCCCGGACAAGAAGCTGAGCAAGAATGAGATCCTGCGGCTTGCCATGAAGTATATCAGCTTCCTCTCCAACCTCCTGGAGGACCAGGACGGAGGGAGGAATGTTGGCAGTACAACTGACGGAGAAACAGGGCTGCTGGTTGGGGCCCATGAGGGTGGCCCACAGGGCGGACCACATCAGGACACGGTGGTGAGCTTGGCCAGGGACGATCTTTTGGAGACAATGTCACCAGGCTCAAGCTGTGGAAGCCTACCTGATGGTGATGCAGAGGGCAGTCCTGAGAGCTTTATGGAGGACCAGGACTCACCTCCAGCTCCAAGGACTCTAACGGCTTCACGTGGGCCCCCGATGCATCTAGCTACTAGGGATCTGAGACGCAATGGACGCCCTTTAGATGGCTCCGGTCGCCGATGA
- the arl14 gene encoding ADP-ribosylation factor-like protein 14 has protein sequence MGLRGSKPPEARVLLLGLDNAGKSTLLYKLKHNACVCTVPTIGFNVEMLEVRKNRKNIALTLWDVGGQGKMREHWKSFHQDTAAVVFVVDSSDRRRLGEARRELDNTLRSEQLRGRPLILLANKQDVNGALNVTEIKDMFNLTKICSGRDWFVQPCSASTGVGVEEAFKRVVQMVKLPSDSGAMRDNIKETVHYLKASRKH, from the coding sequence ATGGGACTGCGAGGATCTAAACCACCAGAAGCCAGAGTTCTCCTTCTGGGCCTGGACAACGCTGGAAAATCGACTCTTCTTTACAAACTGAAGCACAACGCGTGCGTATGCACGGTTCCCACCATTGGCTTCAACGTGGAAATGCTCGAAGTGAGAAAGAACAGGAAGAACATCGCCTTAACTTTGTGGGATGTTGGTGGTCAGGGAAAGATGCGCGAGCACTGGAAGAGTTTCCACCAGGACACAGCAGCGGTCGTGTTTGTCGTGGACAGCTCGGACAGGAGGCGTCTGGGGGAGGCGCGGAGGGAGCTAGACAACACACTGAGGAGCGAGCAGCTGCGGGGCCGGCCGCTGATTCTTCTCGCCAACAAACAGGACGTGAACGGCGCTCTGAATGTCACTGAAATCAAGGACATGTTTAACCTGACAAAAATTTGCTCAGGTCGGGATTGGTTCGTACAGCCTTGTTCCGCATCGACGGGAGTTGGAGTTGAGGAGGCTTTCAAACGAGTGGTCCAAATGGTCAAACTCCCATCAGACTCTGGGGCGATGAGAGACAATATCAAGGAAACGGTGCACTACCTCAAAGCTTCTCGCAAACATTAG
- the ppm1la gene encoding protein phosphatase 1L yields MIGDTMTLLSLLGRIMRYFLLRPETLFLLCISLALWSYFFHTDEVKTIVKSSRDAVKMVKGKVAEMMQNDRLGGLSVLDAEFSKTWEFKNNNVAVYSIQGRRDHMEDRFEVLTDISNKTHPSIFGIFDGHGGEAAADYVKAHLPETLKQQLQSFEREKRESALSYANILEQRILTVDREMLDKLSANHDEAGTTCLVALLSDRELTVANVGDSRGVLCDKDGNAVALSHDHKPYQLKERKRIKRAGGFISFNGSWRVQGILAMSRSLGDYPLKNLNVVIPDPDIMTFDLDKLQPEFMILASDGLWDAFSNEEAVRFVRERLDEPHFGAKSIVLQSFYRGCPDNITVMVVKFKSGAGGSSKAGGAVGHGHV; encoded by the exons ATGATAGGAGACACAATGACGCTCTTGTCTCTTCTGGGTCGGATCATGCGCTATTTTCTCCTCAGGCCTGAGACATTGTTTCTGTTGTGCATCAGTCTGGCGCTGTGGAGCTATTTCTTTCACACGGACGAGGTGAAAACCATCGTCAAGTCCAGCCGGGACGCCGTGAAGATGGTGAAGGGGAAAGTGGCGGAGATGATGCAGAATGACCGGCTGGGAGGCCTCAGTGTCCTGGACGCAGAGTTCTCCAAAACCTGGGAGTTCAAGAATAACAACGTCGCCGTGTACTCCATACAGGGGAGGCGAGATCACATGGAGGACCGCTTCGAGGTGCTCACCGACATCTCCAACAAGACCCACCCGTCCATATTCGGGATATTTGACGGCCACGGTGGAGAG GCTGCAGCGGACTATGTGAAGGCCCACCTACCAGAAACCctgaagcagcagctgcagtcctttgagagagagaagagagagagcgctCTCTCTTACGCCAACATCCTCGAGCAGCGCATCCTGACTGTGGATCGTGAGATGCTGGACAAGCTCTCTGCCAACCACGATGAAGCAG GAACGACATGTCTTGTAGCGCTGCTGTCGGACCGAGAACTCACAGTGGCCAATGTTGGAGACTCTCGTGGCGTGTTGTGTGACAAAGATGGGAACGCTGTAGCACTATCACATGACCACAAGCCATATCAGCTCAAAGAGCGCAAGAGGATCAAGAGGGCAG GAGGTTTTATCAGTTTTAATGGATCCTGGAGAGTCCAGGGAATCCTGGCTATGTCCCGCTCTCTAGGGGACTACCCGCTGAAGAACCTCAACGTAGTCATCCCCGACCCTGATATCATGACCTTTGACTTGGACAAACTGCAGCCAGAGTTCATGATCCTGGCATCAGATGGCCTGTGGGACGCTTTCAGCAATGAGGAGGCCGTCCGGTTCGTCCGCGAGCGCCTGGACGAGCCTCACTTTGGTGCCAAGAGCATCGTCCTCCAGTCTTTCTACCGCGGCTGCCCCGACAACATCACTGTCATGGTGGTGAAGTTCAAAAGTGGAGCTGGGGGGAGTAGCAAGGCGGGGGGTGCAGTAGGGCACGGTCATGTTTAG